A region of the Carettochelys insculpta isolate YL-2023 chromosome 11, ASM3395843v1, whole genome shotgun sequence genome:
GCTGGGCTCATTGCAGCTTCCATCAACAGCCCAGCCTCACTGGCCTCTGATTGGCCAAGATCTGAGGTCCAGCCCAGCCTCGGTTTCCTCCGATTGGCAGAGCTCTGTGGTCCAGCCCAGTTTTCCTGGAAAGTTCTTGGAAATCTATCAAAGGTATTTCTTTGAACACATAGGGCACTGCAGCCAAGTGCtttataaaacagaaaacaacttACAACTTTTCAGCTGCGTCCCTGGAAGGAGATGACTGAGCTGATCTGACCCTGCCTTCTCCCTTGGGGATTCTGGTCTATTTTGAAGGCTCTTTTGTCCCCCAATTCTCTGGTGTGCAGTGCTGACATCAATAAATCCATTATGGACACATCTATttatactttttgttttttaatgtcagAAGAGTGATGCGAATACAATACAATTCCAGGAATCCGTCACTTCCTGGAACAGATTAAAAGGGGCAAACAGAAGATTACTTAGCTGTGTTTTtttccagcgcttcattactcCTGGAGCCAGCGTCCAAGCAGGTTGCTTCTCTCCCAGCTCTACATTCAGAGAGAGATTATTTATTGTAACCTATTTATTGTTATTTCAGAAGTGCTTTAAACCCTGACTTGAAAGGTCATTCTGAAGGAGATATTTTTCCTGTTCTCtggtcattttaatttttttttcttttcaatctgAGCAAGAATATATTTTCTCATCTTCCAACATACCAAGACTTTGCACATTTTCCTAGCTACAGTTACTGAAAAATCAGTAAAGTTTCTCTCTGGGCAGCTTGATTTGCTTGCTGCTTGGCTTCTCTGACTGTGTGGATTCCAGTGTGCTGTGGAAGAGGTTTGCTGAGAGCAGTCCACTCTGTTCTGCCTGTGAAATCCTAAGACTTgtcccagctgcttctggggaacAAAGAAGAAGGAGGCGAGGAAAAAGGGAAGACTGTTTTCCCATCCTGTTGAAGACTTAATGCTTTTTTCTTGGTCCTGGAGTGACATGATCCTTTGTGTTCAGGGGTAAGATTCATTACAGCTTTCACTTTAAATGTGTGATTTGAGAACTGTCAGTAACAGACTCTGAGACACGGCCTCAGCAGAAATAAATTGGTGTAGGCCCATTCAAGTTAGTGGGGCTATGCTGATTTGCACCATCTGAGTATCTGGCCCTCTGTACATGAGAGTGTCTTCTGTTTCTGTATCCTTTGTCCAAAAAGGCTTGAGCAGACAGGATCCCCCCTACTCATGGGTTTTCTATAGACAAGAAATCACAAGGCACTCAAGGTCCTTACAGGGTAAAAAATTAGCTAAGGGGAAATTCTGACCATGCTGTACTATATATCATATGTAAAACTCCAGAGGACCACAGCACAGGATAATAGGAGGCATTTCTCCTTAAAAGCAAACTACTTACAGGGAAAAGGTTTGCAGGAATTTGCTTTTGAAAGCCATCTAATTCCAAATGAATATATAGAATGAATGTGTTTCTTCTTGCATAGCTTTCCTATATCAGCTTCTGTGTGTACACATACATGTGTAAATACACAGTGCATTTCAGAAATTAAAGATGGGAGAACCCTAGTACTCTGGAAACCCAATAAGGTGCAAATAAATGCTTGCACATGTCTAATTTTTTAGTAAGTACCCTGGCTAGAGCGTGCATATTGGCACATGCATGCTCCCATGCCTGGTAAGACACGACATGGATCATCTAGATGAGCGAGTACCTGAACTGCACGAGTATCTCAAGCCTGTGTGTGCTTGGAACTGTAGGCAAGTTCCAACATTTGTTAATGTCTGGCCATGATGTTATTTTAACCATCCCGTCTGCCACTAAAAGATTTTCCTCCCAATGTTACACTTCTGCCCTCTGACTCAAGCATGGGGATTTCCACCGCATCCCCTGAGGACCTAATCCACTGTCTCATAGAGATTGCTATTACTAATATTTTCCTGCTGCTCAGATGAAGTCTAATTTTGCTTGGTTTCACCTCAAGTCGTTTGAAATTAATTTCCCCGTTAGGGTTTGCAGGACACTATCATATGCTTTACTGAAATGCAACTAGATCATAGCTACAGCATACTCATCATCTAGTAATAACCTGTCACTCATTCAAATGGGGAGAAGTTTGTCCCGTTTGTCTTTATAGCCCTGCTTGTTTATTGCTTCAAGTTACATTACTCTCTAGGATTTTATGCATTTTAGACCTAACCCTTCCTTTTTTACTCAGGCAAAAGTCCTGTGGGCGTTGACAGGAGTTTGCCAACATACAGGGTCTAGAACTGGGCACTTTTTCCTCTACTACTTCACTGTATGTTATTAATTTCGACTTATCATGGAACCAGTAACCAGTAAAAAGGTCACTCTCACTGGTACGGTTTATGTCTTTTCTCTATGCACCAGAAAAAGTTTGTTTGCTCCTTCTTTGGGGATAAAAAATACACATCAACTGCATCAACTCTTCCCCACGATCCTTCACCTGCTGCATAACAGCACCAACAGCAACAATTTATTATGTTCATTCCTGATGCCAGGCCACTCTTCTTTGTGTGTCTTAATTAGTAGCTCAGCAACTTTTGACTCATCCTTAATTAGCCACCGTTAATGGGTCCGTGTTCCCTTTTATATGGATTTTAAAAGTTCCTTTCACTGCACTGTGCTCACTAGAGGTTGTATCAACCTCAGGCTCTATTATACATACGGGAGGGGAGCAAACTCCAGGCAGCATCACCTGTGACCTTTCTCTGCGTTTTGTGGATGAACCCCTGCTAGAAATGGATGGGCGTTGGGCTCCAAAGGTTTAAGGCAGCAGGATAGTCGGGGAGCATATGCAACCTATTACATTCACCAGAAGTTCACCCTGTAGTGAACTCATCTTCCTCCAATCCACGCTGGCCCCCACTTCACGAAAGAACCTTGTGAGTTTGGACAGGGATTGCCTGCAGAGTTTAAAAACTTGAGCCCTTTCTGCACCTCAAAAGGGGAATGGCCTCCCCATGGTGGCTTCAGGTTGAGTTCTGGAGGTTCAGAGATTGCGTTCCAAGAGACAACAGCAAATACAGAagcaggatagggaaagcaagagcAGAACATTCTAAAAAACGACCAGTTAAGATACGTAGAGACTGTCTAAAGACTGCACTCAAATCTGCTTCCTGGTCTCTCCAACCCCCACAGACAATTCTCAATCTCCTTCCCAAATCTGGCATCTAAAAGCAAAACAGTTCTCAGGCTAGCAACAAAAATTGATCTAAGCATAGGACTTTGCCCGAGAGCGTAGCAGAGAAATTTCCAGGAAGAAGCACGGTCAATTTTGGATTCCAAGGTGCAGACTTATTGTTCTCAAGATGGGACTGGAGCTTATGAGCTGTGGGGGTTCTTCTTCTCCACTGCCTTTCACCTTGGGCAGTCATTTATACCTGTGCAATGCAAACTAATGGTGTTGAAAGCAACCAATACCAAACGCTCCACTGAGGGCACTGTTTTGACCCCCGTTTTGCACAATGGTTACATAAGCTGCCAGGCAGTGGCAGATCAGGACCGTActtcttcttttcaaaagagtATAGGAATGCCCAAAAGTTGCTGAATATAATCCAGGCCAGGTTTTCCTTGGAGAAAGTGTCTGGACTTCCTTCCTGACAGTACTGCTGTGGAAAGGAATCTTACCCGCACTACCACCTGCAAGAGCCACAGAGAAATACTTTGTACACTAGGCACCAGACTATTGGTAAAAATTAACGACTAGCACGAAGATGGAGCTGGCGAGGTCTTATAGGAATAGGTAGAAATTGATGAGCAGGAGTCAAAATCCATCCACATCAATCAGATCTTTCTAGTCCTAAGCAGAGATTGGCCGAGGAAGACCAGGGATGTCTTTGATGGATGCAAACTGAGAGCTGTCTCTCCTGAAAGGCTGTGGAGCCTTCTAATTGTGTTGGATCAGCGTGTCCTTCGCCTGCCTTTCGTTGTTGGAGAAGACTGAGTGTCCCCCTTGCTTTTGAGCCATATTTACCTATGCCCTCATAAAAGGCCTCTCTTTATCCCAAATCTACCTAGCTACACTCTATACACAGAACCGCACTCCCTCTCTTAAAAGGGAAACCTCCCTTATCGCTGTATTTTCAATCCCCTCTTCACTATTGTTCTTCAGATGTCCCCCCTTCTGGGTGTATGTCCCACCTGAGGTCTCAGCAGGGCGagaaggctggggagaggggtggctgtgCCAGGGTAGCGCAGCGAAGATCTGTCTATACCGGCATCTCCTGCCTCACCCCACGTCATGTGCCTGTTAAATGTCACTGTGTATACAAAGGAGAAGGTTGGTAAGATTGGAGGCGCAGTGCCAGAGGCAtcattcctctcccctccctttttCCTTTGACGTGGCAGAACGCTGCAGCTGCCTTTTTAATCTCCAGTAGTTCCAGACAGTCCGTAGGTCTCAAGAGGAGGACTGTATTGGATTTCCCTAGGAACACATTTACCTTGTGTTTTTTTGGCCCCTAGAGAGGTCACTtggtgccagctgcaggagggaTAAAAAGTCGGGCTGCCAGGTTTGAGCACAGGTGAAGAGCACCAAAAGATAAGAAGCCTGAGCCAGGCCCAGTCAGATCCTCCCACCAGCTGCTCTCttattattttctttcctttagtTTTGCATTTCAGCTCTGTGGGACTTTCCCAAGCAGGAGCCGTGCTCACTGACAGCACTGAAACCAGTGGGGCCAATTTTCAGTCTGGTTCTTTAGGTCATGCAGCTCAGTCCACTCCCCTTGTAGTGACTGGCACTCAGAGCTCCCCCATCATCCTGACTCCCTCCACCTTCCTCTGTCTTACCCTTTGGCACATAAGTGGACTTGCCATAGACCAAAGGGCAAGGGGACATGTTAcacatacaggctgaacctctctaatcccacACCCCCAAgagctgactggtgccggatgagagaagttgtcagaccaggggaggtcaatgttgcctagcagcattaccaacatttccactacttactggtctcacagaagacatttaggggtaaattacagctaagtaacagcacagaacactgagagccaggactggtggctggaaacaaactttgtggggccatgggaagcttggccacacctgtgataggtgctcatccagctaactaaaatcatgctggattacggctgttgccagatgagagagttctggattagggaaGTTCAGACTGTAGTTGCTTGAAGGCTACAATGCTGCTCCCTTGAAAGATATATAATTGTGCTGAACAACGTTTATGATGGCACTACTTTGTTGTAACCCTTCTACCATGATAAACATGGTGTACAGTGTCACCACCCACTAAGTCTTCTTCATGCCATTTGAATGCCAGGGCTTGTGTAAGGCCAGGGATTGGCTGATCATTCTGCAAAAATGCTATTTCAAGATCAACCCACGCTTAGTTCTTAACAGGTATCACACGATCACGCCAACCTGCAGTGACAGAAGGATAACAGGTGGGGAAAAAGGGGTGGGGAGATTGAGTCTCTTCTCAGGTTtcgtaaatctggagtaactccactgaagcaaATGGACGTGCTGTCTTTTACACCGGAGAAAGGGAGAGCAGAATCAGACCCACTGCATCTCACCTGGAATCCTACCCCTATTTCCTCACCAGCGCTGTATGACAAATGCAGTACCTCGCAGATTAGAGCAGTTGCTTTCAATCTTTCCAGACAACCGTATCGCTTTCAGGAATTTAATATGCCTGGCCCACTCCTgcagttacacctcacttaactacttgcttacaaaatcaaacaaCAAAATACAAAGGTATTACGTCCCACTGGCCCTGAAAATTTGCTTATGTTCTCACTTTTACCACAGAATTacaaaataaatgaactggaatataaatattgtactcacATTGCAGTGTGTAATAGAGAGAGCAGCAAGGACACGTCATAGTCTGTATGAAGTTTTAATTTGTATCGACTCCCCTAGTGTTTCTGTGTACCCTGTGgtaaaactaggcaagtatcTAGATGAATTGAGGCACCCCTCAGTGGTGGAAAGGGCGGGTTGAAGTCAGAGGAATGTTAGGTTCTTGGTGTGAAGTTACAAGGGCATGTTTGGACTAGTGTCCCTCCCAAGGTGGAAAGAGCCGCCCATCTGTCTTTGCATCTAATGACTCATCTTTAGCTCCGTGATGGGTTCCTCCACCCAGCCCCCTTTTCTGTTTCTGCTGGACGCAATCATAGTAGGGATCTCTTTGCAGAACACAGCGTAATAGGCACCAAGCTAATAGTGTCACCCAAAGCAAGCTAGAAATCATACAGTATGTCCTTCCTTTCAGACCCCATCCTttgctggcagaggagaagatCAGGAGACAGTCACTAAGAGGCATTGCAGTGGATTTGTCAGAGAGGATCATGCAGCCTCGCCCCATTACAGTCTTCCAGGGAGAAGCTGCTCCTGCTTTTGTGGCGCCTGCTCCTGAGAATAACCTGCCTCCGATGCGAGACCCCGAAGAAGACCTGCTATGCATTGCAAAAACCTTCTCCTACCTGCGAGAATCAGGTGAGGCTCTACCTGCCGGCAAGAGGTCACTAGGTGTGGGGAGGAAGTCACTGTGAGCCATCTCCAAGAAGTATCACCTCCCCTAGGAAGCTCGCCAGGCCCTGAGCTTGGTCAGCTGTAAGCCTCTTGCCCCAGAAGCTTTTCAGCAGGAACTTACCAGTGCAACCGGGGTCCCAGTCTGAGCCACCACACAGCCAGCGTTTATATCACAAAGTAGCCCACAGCTGCACAGGAGCTTTGCCTTTAATAGCTCAATCTTCAGAAAGGGGAATTGTCTCCTCTTTCTCTGTAAGCCCCATATACTGCCACGGAGGCCTCCCTACCCCTCCTCCCGCCAccgtcacacacacacagcctgagcacaGTAATGAAAAAGAAAGCTTGGAAGTCCTGCAGGCTTGGATATGCCTTCCTGACTGTTCTGTTTCTCCTGAAGGGTGCTCCTGCCCTCTTTCCCAGGCCTTGACCTGAACGGACTTAGTGTTTTTGGTCTAGTGAtgagtctttctttctttcctgttaaCTGAACTGTTTCTGTGATTCCTTTCCAGGCTGGTATTGGGGATCTATCACGGCCAGCGAGGCCAAGCAGCATCTTCAGAAGATGCCTGAGGGTACCTTCCTGGTACGAGATAGCACGCACCCTAGCTACCTATTCACTCTCTCAGTCAAGACCAACCGGGGTCCCACCAACGTGCGCATTGAATACACCGACAGCAAGTTCCGGCTCGACTCGAACTGCCTGTCCAAACCCCGCATCCTGGCCTTCCCAGATGTGGTCAGCCTTATCCAGCACTATGTCACGTCCTGCACCACGGAGAACAAGAACGAGGCTCCTTACCCACCGCCCTCGCCCCTGTCCCCTATGCAAAAGGAGATGGTGGCAGCGGCCGTACACTTGAAGCTGATACGGCCTCTCGGCCGCAAGGACAGTGCCCCGAGCCTACAGCACCTATGCCGGCTACGGATCAACAAGTTGACAATGAAGGTggaccagctgcccctgcccaggaggatGGGGGACTATTTGAAACAAtaccccttccagctctaaggtGCGGCCAATGGGCCTCCGACAGACAGACAACAATTCTGATGTCTTTTTGGCTCACTGAAGCTCGGCATCAAGGCGGGTACAGGAAAAACATGGTCATCAGCAGTGACTGTATCCGCTTGTCCTCCTCACTCCCCCAATTCCATTCCTACACCAGGGCGGCAGCTGGTTGTACCAGTGAACTGTGGGACACAATCCAGCCTCCGAGGCTCAAAGGAAGTGCTCTTGACATATGCACACTACTTGAATTTTCAGAGCTGCCATGATGTTAGGAGTATTACCATTGTTCTTACTGCTATTTATTTCCTGGGTAGCCTCTCTCCCGATGTTTTAAAGCACCTTTTCGTTGGTCATTTTTGGTTCTTTTTTCAAGGAGTTAGGGGTGCACCTAGGCTGAAATAAAGGATCCCAACACCAACCAGGCCCAAAACTCTGGGGCAGTTTCAATCTGGATGTGTCATCTCCTGGAGATTGTCTTTGAAGTAGGCCATTCTGAATTCCACAGCCAAACACCCCTGGAGGCCGGGGGACATGGACATTCAGCCCAGAGTCTGGAGCCGAACTTTGGCCCCTGGGACCTGTCTCTGAAACAGGTGGTCTCTTTCCCTTTTTCCACAAACTAAGCAAGGGCTGTGACCTCAGAGTGCATGCGTGGCAGGCACCTGCGTATCTCGCTGGGCTGTCACCACTGAGCTGCCCCGTGGCTGGAAGGTTTTTGGACAAAAACACCTTTCCCCTGCAAGTTCTTACCACAGATTCTGGTTACTGAGGTTGGGACAAGGAGGCCCAGATCTCTTGTCCTGCCCATCCTCTCTCATTTCAAAAAGAAGCTCCCAGGAACACTTTTAAATCAAGTCCTTGGCAACCCAAGGCCCCAGCTGATTATTTTCAGGTGGTGGGGGCTGAGGATCTCTTACATGTGGCATATAGTTTCTTCCCTTCAGTGTCAGGCTCTTAGCACAGCCTTTGCTTTGGGGAAGCAGGAAGAAAGGTCATGGGACTCTGGTCCTGGTTCAAAGCTGACTCTGTTGGCATTTATTCATTCTTTCAGCAgcacaggtgaaaaaaaaaaaacacctgctctccctgctccatCATCCCCAGGGTGCCAAtaagcagcccccctcccctgttcTGTGCTAAGGAACTAGCCTACCGCCACCAGTGTGCAGCTTCAGTCAGAACTGTGTGTTATTTCACTCTCTTCCTCCATTTAGGAGCAGCCTCGTCTCACTTGAACGAGACTTAATCTCGCCAGCGCCAGTGTTGCTTTGGCATCCCTTAGTAGAAACATGACATCAGTGCCTTCCTCCTGACAGTATCCACACTCTACCGCCCTTGCTGTTCCCTCTCTCAGGCGTCTCTGGGGATTCCTTCATTAATGTCTAGTCTAACCCCTGGGTTTCAAAATGGAGCTAACCCTTCCTCCAAGCTCCCACCCTCCACCTCGCCCCCTCTGACGAAATCAGTCACAATGGGCCACTGACGGAGGAGATTCCAACCGGCAGTGAGCACGGAAGGGAGGAAAGTGTCTCCTCCGTGCCTTCACTGTATCCCCTGTTTGCCCAACCTCTTGGAGACCAGGCCACAGGTCTACGAGACTGGGGAGAGGAagatgcagctggggaggggaccaCAGGCCTAAGAGAGCTGCTCTTCTTCAGGGCACCTTCCCTCACCCTCTGAGCCCACAGGATGGTGGCGGGCCACTGGTGCTGACCTCCACAGATCCCAGGTCTGGCTGGAATTGGGAAGTGAAATCCCGGCTTGTTCAGAGAGCAGGACGGGCAGAAATGGGACAACCCCTGAGGGAAGAAAAGTCTGAAGGAAACCAGTAGAGTTTCCTCTATCTAGGAGTATCCCACCTAAGGGGCGACACGGCACAGTATATTTAGGCAACACCCACTTCTTGTCACGTTTGTACAGCCTGGTAGCATTGCTGCTTTGTTCTCTACACTTTGATGATTGCCAGTGTGTGAGTGGGGAGACCAGGGCTCCCTGTTGCTCCCCGCcaaccctggggtggggggatggcgATCAAATGGGGAATTAGaaacaaaacacatttgaaaAGACTCCACAGGACCTCTGAACATGGCTTCCTTCTAGCCAAGCTCCTTTGTCTCCcgagggagctggggtggagcaTGGAGGGACCAAACACCAGGAAACCCCCGTTATTGAAGGTGCAGTACTAATTGTGGGAAGCCCATCTGACTTGCCAAGCAGAGCAGCAAAGGTGGCAGTTCAGCCACTACACTAAATGTGTGCAAGGAGAGAGTCGGCAGTTCTGCTTTCTGAACCGCCTGTCACGACACTGTTCAGCTGTCCCCTGACAACTGCCTTTCCTCCCcctggggctggtgagggggtcAAGTCCGATATTACCCTAGGAgctcctgggagcggagaggatGAGTGGGAGAAGAGGTAACAACGTGGCACGCTTGGTCTATCTGATACTGAGTGGATGGACAGGGAGAGCTGGAGGCTGTAAGCGCTTATGGGCATGGGTGCTCTctggtgtgtttgtacagcaccgagcacaTGGAGCCTTTGGGTGCTgctgcaatataaataataatatacaTAGACTCCTAAAAGTTCACTTTCTTCTACCtttgaaacagttttttttttaattgttagaCCTGGATTTTCAATAAAAGTCTGTTATTTTAAAGTCATTCTATCTAAAAATCTCCGGTCATATCCAAGTAGGACCTTCAAACAGTGACTCTTCATTTcctctttgcaaaaaaaaaaagaacttttagAAGATGGGATGAGCTCTTAGCCAGCCTCCCAGTCCTGCCAAAGATACACAAGGctatttgtttttattctgaaGATATCATGTGAGCTcggtttttgaaaatgttgagcTATCACATGGTAGGTGAAGAGGAATCTGGTCCCCGCTTCATACACAACAGCAGGCAGCAAAAATCACTGGTCTCCAGCTGCCAGAGATAGAAAGAACATCCCCAATAATTTATGAACGCATCTGACCCATCTCAATATTGCTCTGAGAGCCTCTGTGCCAACTTTTGactcagatttatttattttgcagctaAGTTATACATCCCTGAAAATAGGGGTGTAAATGAAAATGCAGGCACCACTTCAATTATAACATCATGAAAAACACTGCTTTAATATTGCTCCCTGGGATGCTTATGTAGTTTGCTAAGGAccactgctgctgggccagcaATGATACTTACTTTATGCATATTATTGccagctagatgcacacaaaagGCACACCACTCAGATCAGACCTCCaagcaggctggaggggcacGTGACAGAGCCTCCAATCCATGTCTGAAAATGTGCTACAGCGATGCTCTGAAGTGCTTCCCAAAAAAATAAGCAGAAAAAGCGTGTTGGCTCCTATGGTCTCACTtcatgtcttttt
Encoded here:
- the CISH gene encoding cytokine-inducible SH2-containing protein; amino-acid sequence: MLFSWSWSDMILCVQGPHPLLAEEKIRRQSLRGIAVDLSERIMQPRPITVFQGEAAPAFVAPAPENNLPPMRDPEEDLLCIAKTFSYLRESGWYWGSITASEAKQHLQKMPEGTFLVRDSTHPSYLFTLSVKTNRGPTNVRIEYTDSKFRLDSNCLSKPRILAFPDVVSLIQHYVTSCTTENKNEAPYPPPSPLSPMQKEMVAAAVHLKLIRPLGRKDSAPSLQHLCRLRINKLTMKVDQLPLPRRMGDYLKQYPFQL